The DNA region aggtctcgtgcatatgcgcggattgtgtcgcgcatatgcgcgagacgtgttatgttaaggagtgagccacttgccttgcatgcacgagatatgtatgtatatataaatacaataactGTCTTCTTCagtaaaaaggaaaaagaaagaaaggctCCGAGGAATGCTTCACGTGAgattttagaattcgatttacgagaaatccgcccgtctgattttgaatccgacttcagtactgtgttcctatcgacgcaggctacaactggacataagttttgttacgtttagacatgatttgaatttatgatattgtcagaattgaatacgaatcagatatgatgtttctgctacagtagacattgtataattgaagtcagattaaagaatagactggttatacaattattatgaatttcagagttgatttagttgagattctatatcagagttgtgttattattcagattatgaattgtactgatactgattatgaattctgatattatatctgtgatgttgagattgacggggttatcaagactgtattattataccgtcgaaacatcagttgattgatattgatcagattcagtattgattgagattgtattgttatgtcattgacattaatcagattgtgtttgatttgagtattgatcagaacaggttttgaactgagttatatactgatattgtatttatgggattgtcattgccagactgggtatggacagattggaatacgagacttcgtcttcatcagaccgagaagagaaaggtataaattgatgttaattgggagatcgacttgagttagatttaactcgagtttccctaaaccacatacttgtatggtattgtttttatacctttatattttaatgattatgtttattctattgaattagaagtagaaagcagagagctattgagtgagagtcactgacagaggggttagattttgacagtatagtcactgacccattgcacattgtcagactaggcttagtcttggtagatacgccaaggcactggacgtttggtgtatcgatatgcttaagatacagacattgttcttattgtagattattcgatacagctagaccaaagtccagaaataaaagcgtaccgccaccgcgactggtagtagtaggtgggagacttgttacgttcttattcaccggggtccctagattagaatgagagatatatcgagactagaacttgattacagagttgtattgattatgtttcgtagattacgattcagatattatttacagattggtattgatacatgttgtttgattatgctacatgtgataagatataattcatgcttttatgttaattcagttaactgcatgtatacattatttatactgggatttattctcaccggagttatccggctgttgtcttgtttgtatgtgtgcatgacaacaggtgggacaggatcggggtcaagaagacgatgagaggagacagattagagtggtgattccggactgattgtagacttggtttaacatttggaatctagtagttgaaccttagtctagtgtcatgattattgtacattactgtacttctatactgagatgtatattagtaaattccattacgttccgcacttaccttttaaaaagaaaaatttttagaccctgtttatcttaattgataattaaatcccaaagatgattaagaagatgattagcgtccgagtccccacacTTCATTTCTCACGACATTGCACACATCTGTTCCTCATTCAAACCCACCAATATAAACCTTAACcagaaaaacaaaacaaacaccACCGCATCCAAATCACACAAAATTTACACTTCCAACAGACAAATCAAAATTAGCTTAACTCAATCAATTCAACAACAAGACACAAGCAAAACAAGATTTTAACAAAATGGGAAGTGCCTGATTAATAAAAAATGCACCGAGGAGAAACTcgatcaaaataattattaatagaGTAGTAATCAGGTACCGTAAtagaagaaccctagcttttgtGCTAAAATAAACAGATACAGCAAATACTAACTAAATCCCACAATTTATGCGGTCGAGAATGAGCTAACAAATCCAAAACCaacaaaaagaaaacaaatttgAAGAGAAGTACACTAATATGAGATCTATTGCGCCTCTTTTTTGTAGTATGCTCGTGGGATTTATGAAAGATCAAAGAACTAAAGCTGAATTTGAGTTCGCTGCTTAATTTGAAGATGAGAAAAATGTAAGAGGGAACCAATGTTAAGTACCAATCCGATATGAGGGAACCAATGTTAAGTACCAGTCAATTCTTTCAAGATGGTTAGTTGCATTTACATTTGCGTGAGGACAGATATAGACCAAAAAAACAGGAAAAGACAAAACCAGATCACCTTAAACTCCAACAAAATCTGAAGCAACCCAACTTCTTGTTTCAAGAAgaaaaatcaacttaaaagtaAGAACATATTGAATTTGTGCCACTTGGAAATGATAcaagaattttgaaaaaaagacAACACTTACAGGAACAAAATTTCCTCTTTTTTTATcactaatataaaatatatcacaatgacaacaattcatctcaagcaattatctcaacaataaaatatatcccaatggcaacacattatctcaacaataaaatatatcccaatggcaacacattatctcaaaaataaaatatatcttaatGACAACAATTCATCTCAGTCAATCAACAAATTTATCCCAAGAAGAAACTCGCCATCTTCTCCAAGTGTGGATCATCGCAATCGACTATCTCTTTCATGTACCTCATGACACAATACCCACACTCAACCGAACCACTTTGTTTCAGATTACCCTATAATGGAATTGAAAAGTTAATGCAACAATCACAATCTAATTAATAACCACTACCAATTCATGTACTCATAAATAAGTACGATACATACCGTCAATACTTTAAAATCTGGCCCTTTAGAAATACCCTTGGAGGCATTGTACATCTTCACCCCACTACATTTTAAATAGTAAGAAGTTAAATTTTTGCATATTTATAAGTTAATGTATTCAAAATCAACATAAGCTACTACTTACTTTGTCATAATAGTTTTCCATGTATCATCTCGATTCCTGTTAGACGTAGAAtccaataaatatatcatattcttATCTTCGTTGACGATTGTCAAGATCCAATGGTACCTGAAAAAATGAAATTACAGCATTGACTACCACGAAGTAGaaatctataaataactaaattcTTACCCAGTGTTGTATGGGATGAGGCAGATGCTATCTCTACATACTGCTTCCAACTGGTCAGCAATATGTTGTGATAAGTCACGACCATCTGTGCCAATCGGGCATGTAGGTATATTACCGGGATCCACAAACGAAAAATAATCAGCCTtgtcttttttcttcaaatctttgTAGAGGTGACTGCATGATATAGATGCACAAATATACCgtttagaaaattttcaaaatatgaacaagtaccacaaaaaatattatataaatgcaCAAATATTGTAAGTTAGACATTATATATACCCCATGTAAACTAAAGTTTGTCTGGCACCTATCTCCCTCATCTCCATAAAGCGTACGATATCTTCTCTTAGCAACCGTATGCTTTTAGGACGTCCAAACATAGCGTCCTCAAACTCAATGCATATGGTATCCGATTCATTCAGCAATCGAACAATATGAGAGTAGATATACTTGCACGACATGGGTAATGTTTTCTCAATTTCTTTGAAATTGTCGCGCTGACCAGGAACATCCGCAAGCACAAATGATTGAGGTTTCCCCTTCctctacaatttaaaatattattcatacaagtattttaaagtaaaacaTTGTTCGAGCAACATATCTGACAGTTGCAAACACAAAGTCAAATGAAAACCGAAAGTACCTTTGTCGTTGGAAAAATAACCAACTCTTTAGGCCAACCAACAATGACACCAACAGCATCATTGATGATTGTTGGTCCAAACTTAATTGGGATCGGAAGCTGTGCTTTTTCATCTAAGACAACATCAATAGATACCTTGAAGTTCTCTTCCCCAAGTGGAACATGGTGAATCATAACATTTGGACCTCCTTCTGATATTATTGTGCCATAAGCCACCACGTTTTCGCGTTCTTTTACAGCCAGGTGACATTTTTTCCCCTTTCAAGAACAAAAAgacatgatatatttttatatggagGTGAATATAATTTAATTGACATCAAAATTCAGAGACATACAACCTTCGTATTTGAAGTGCCGCAATCATAAACTTCTTGCACATCATCTGACAATTTTGAGTTTTTCACTCCTTGGAACTTGTTTGATGCTACAGTCTCAGAAGATCGATCATTGATTAATGGAATCACAGAAGCAAGTTGAGACCTCAGCATCTCCAATTCAGCTTTCAAACTTTTAGTCTCCTCCGATTGTGCTTTTACATTTTCAATCACAGCTTTTGAGATTGTTTCTCTATTCTTTCTTGGAGTTTTAAAGTATACTTGTGGTTTTACGAAACCTCCCATACCTCGAACCATTCCATAGTGTTCTTGGCTTCCTAAGGCAGCGGTTAACACGTCATTCATTCCAGAAGATTTGAACTCTCCTTTGCCTTTCTTTTCCAACAATTCATCCTACAATTGGAGACATGACAAATCAATTCACAATCTACAATGTTATTTATCTAGGCAATATGGCGATTGAATAAAACTAAACATTTACAATTTTTTCAGCTACTTCTGATGTCTCCGAACATGTTATGTTGCCAGATTTGTCTTCTCAAGCTTTACGCCAAAGCACAGATCTATCAACTTCCTCATCTTCAGCAACCAATTTTTTGTTCCGCTACAATTTCAAAACTCATATGTTTAATAACATGAAGAACATGctaaaaattacaaatatattGCTCTGTTTCTTACCAGTTCAGCCTCCAAGCCGATGTAACCCTTGCGAGACATTCTGTGGTGATATTTACAATGCATGGtccgttgtttttgtttcttctttactatcttccaaattattgtcctttgcattctttctctttttACCTTTCACAATAATCTTCTTTCCGAAAACACATCTTATTTCAGAAAGCTTGTCAAACAAAGCAACCCTAGATAATGGTAAAGATGATTCTCCATGTTCTTCCATACCATCGAACTCTTTCATTTGCCTCCGATATGGATGAAACCGTGGTAAGAATCGTCTATGACCAACAAATGACATTTTCTTCCCATTTTCCAAATGCTTTGCACAAGTATCTTCTTTGCATACTGGGCATGCATAATAACCATGTGTAGTACATCCACTAAGGTTACCATAGGTTGGAAAGTCATTGATGGTCCATAGTAAGACTGCTTTAAGAGTGAAAAATTGTCTTCGATAAGCATCATAGACACCATCAACTCCATCCCACAATCGTTGCAAATCTTCAACTAACACATCAAGATAGACATCTATATCGTTTCCTGGCTGTTTAGGCTCTGAAATGAGCATAGTTAGCATGATGAATTTTCTCTTCATACACATGTTTGGAGGCAGATTATAGGTGACCAACATAATTGGTCAAGAACTGTACCGACTACTAAGGTTGCTATAAGGATTAATGCCATCAGCTGCAAGTGCAAGGCGAAGATTTCTTGGTTCACTTTCAAAGTCGGGCCAcatatgtagaacccgtaaatcagtctacgtataagccatgcataattctagatttttaaatttaattgacttcattgcatgattattttaaatgcatttctttgaagttaattattttattatttcagtccagtagtttgatttttagcatttcagttatttcagtgaggccggactggagttggagttttgagatagaatttaagatccagaaaatatttccagaagttaatttagctagcaagtaagttcatttaagttagaaagagaggtttgaggatttaatttaattatttgaggtgattaagaaataagctcatttaagttgcataattaaggggttagctcactaaattaattaaaggattagtaagacttttaagggttattaaattactagataatcaatttccccctaccatttatcatgcatgtttcggccaccccttgcctagaccacacatttccaactcatcaactttgaccaattctttgcatgtaattagtaggataattctaggatttttgggagcacaatttaattaattaatgggcacatcctagtctagatatcaagggaggaaatcggccactacctcctagaaacatccaccaactcatttgatatcaaactagaattcaaaatttaaaatgagaagacttggtcttggatcttccttatatcttgcacccacttccctcaccctcctaaccatcttttcccccctctccttttcgaaaattcagagtgaattcagactcattttcagaggtaaaaatcgtgaggtacatagccaaaaagaagagagaaaaatcgagagcaaggtaaggtagaaaaggaagccactccgtctcctccgcgccgtctcgtctcttctttttcgttttcatttcaaacgaaaaccaggcatgtctagattctttctaaacctcaatcaagtcatattatcatttatttttcagtacatgatcatgtttattcaagcaaaaatcgagatccatgtcaaaaaattttgaaacaacatatgcagaattttcgaattttccttggcaagcttcacgatttcttttggtttgtgagtttcaggtgattggttcgactccaggctcccaaggcgacttatatacatgtaataggatgcattaggaccacatttatccatcggtttcagcccatgctcgctggaaagcaagaaatgacagcaacaccatttgtgtcccttttggagtttgaaaattcagtttggttgtcaaggaggaaggatctgatcttggctgccccaagggcctatagccatggttggatcactcccctagcatgtctaagacgtgactaagttgcccttttggtggcttggtccatggctcctcggtttttaatcaaaacatcaagaaCAACCCCTATATCCCTTCGGCCcgttccatttttcagcatatggtttcgtttcttttgttgcttggtatggatcttggttggcctatggcccttagccacggtcaTGCCCttttatgtctagatcgtgccatggtcaatcaaatggccactggaatgacgcaagacatcgatctaagcaaaacactacacacgcatgcacgttggttctcggttggagtttcggttgagttttggtgtgacgcggattgtggctggcctagggcccttagctatggttcaaatcactccttgggatgttggtaagagtctctagtcggtggttcatgccccaatggccggtagtctcgaaaacaacacaagttacacgattgtacagttgctggaaaattacagcaagttgctgtgtctgttcggtggctcgttcgagttcttggttggcttttagcccatggccttggactggacagtgcctcattgagttaggaaggtcatgtttttgaccgtttgtcatttggatcatttttgaggtcgtacgagaatttacggggcgatgtgccaaattgactctcgaaagagtgtttcgtgttttggcctccattccacctagatttcgaccctatcattttaagagcattattttatgatttttcagcgtattttaatcatgactatacgtcagttcggtgtcggttcaggttggctcggagtcatgattaaatgcgaagtcattaggcgtcatagtcgcatcttttgaacgtaaattgcgtagttggtcaagtttaagctattgcatatttttcatagcacagttaggttgcagcgagcctggggacgatccaatccaatccagttggtaaaattacaggatttttcattacgtcagttaattatattacgtgcatgaaacagaaaatgattattttttagatttatgcgatatggcttgtggttcattcactatgtgggagtgttattttatacggtcgccaatGACCGATCAGTTctgtatggtaccacccggtcgccagtgatcgtccagctcagttcagtttcagcctccccggtagccagttaccgatcagttcagcttagtgcagtggccacaggcgtaaaacataatctcaacagaaaattttatcagttatttcagtacaggctccatggagcaaaaaatttttttttactgtgattatcagttcagttatgcacgtattataattgctcagtacagattattttcagtatgcctcaggacaggatatgttaactcatgcatattttaattcagatttttactcgttacctgcgatatatgcatgctgagtctttaggctcactagacttgattgttgtaggtactgatgaggccagggccgagggcggggaccagtgagccagcttgggtgggcagtagtggcacccgaggacctcagagcagcagttgttattttattccgcaaatattttatcagtcgttggatatttttaaattgtgatttttggcaaactttatttccttccgctgcaatattttgaaatattgaacttgattcaccagtgattttatgaatgaggccatttaagttcttttaaaaagaaaatttttaatttttccgcaaattttcaagcaagaagttacagggcctttgcaattggtatcagagcggtggttctgtatagggtttcactactactgaccgcgagaagctcacgaagccacgtcttcggtctgtaagtttttcagttcagcattttgttcagcatttcagttaaagcatgaattattttgtcagcatgcttccagattttcagtatttcagtgttcatttaaaataaattatggaattatgcatgttagttacgtatgggttatgttggaacagtatgccccctagacgcattttagagcgcaacagagaggaggagcctcgccgagaggacagggaggagcgtagaccggagggagacctaccacctcctccaccgcccccaccggacatgagtgcccagatgttagctgggatgacacagttcttcgcacagtttgcggggaacaatgccgcagccgcagccgcagccaggccgatagggcccgaggctgtttatgagcgattcatgaagatgcgtccgaaggaattctctgggacatctgaccccatggttgccgagggatggatcaaatccctcgaggtcatctttgagtttatgtagctgggagacgcagaccgagtccgatgtgccacctatctgttcactggagacgctcgcttatggtgggaaggagcttcggtagcttgactttggctacactttcatggacccgctttacagaagttttctactccaagtatttttctgaggaggttcgcaccaggatgaccaccgagttcatgagtctgagacagagggatatgacggttacggagtttatccgtaagttcgagaggggctgtcactttgtgcccctgatcgcgaatgatgccagagccaagctgatgcacttcctggtgggtttacggccgatcttgcgccgggatgttagggtatctgaccctgctacttatgagattgcctgtctccaaggccttagccgcagagcaggatctgcgggatatcgagagggatcgccagggcaagcgcccagtccaggcaccgcaccgccctcctcctcatcagcatcagcagcagaataagaggccttttcatggaccgcccaggaaccgaggccagcagcagcagcagcagcagcggggacgcccagccacGAGGACTCAAGAGCACCTTGTCTGTCCCAGGTGCCCAcatcgccatcctggagcatgcatggctggctcaggaaagtgttttaagtgtggcagtccagaccacatgttgctgcagtgccctcagaggaatctgcctactcagggcagagtttttgctctccatgccgcggaaactaacccggagactatgttgttgacaggtacctttaaactttaagttattatttgaatttccgtgttttgggaatcgggatttagatttgaacttagaactgttataggattgcatgctctactcagatttattttggggaaaattaagctagaagaaccttgacctttgcatgtctataagtttagttcttgtaactactggattcaacttagagctccgctctttcagggagaatttttatatctggttccgctaccaaggccttgatagattcagggtccactcactcgtttattttggaggtctttgcaaactttctcaagatccagaccattgggctagatacagccttttcagtagtcttgccgtcaggcgaggagatggcagccatcaatgttatccgagatatagaccttgagctgcacggtaatcttgtttatgcggatctgattgttctaccgatgccggaatttgacattatcctagggatggactggctattgaggaacagagtgttgatagacttccagcagagatccgttcttgtctgaccgcctggaatggagcagttcttatttgagccggacaggtactttcctttaccgcgcattattccgtatgttcaggctaggaaactcatgcatagagggtgtcgggcatttctagcgacctttttatctgtccccgaggaacccagccagtcagcctcagatgttccgattgtcagagatttcttagacgtttttcccgaagacgtctctggtatgccacccgagagagaggtggagttttccattgagcttatgccaggtacggctccgatatccaaagcgtcataccgactagcaccgacagagatggcagaccttaagaagcagattcaggaacttctcgacaaggagttcattcgcccgagcttttctccatggggcgcgccagtcttatttgtgaaaaagaaggatggcacgatgaggctttgcattgactaccgggagttgaacagggttacagtgaagaataaatacccactgccgaggattgaggatctgtttgaccagttgcagggagcttcgattttctccaagatagatctgcgttccggttatcaccagttcagggtgagagatgctgatgtttcgaagataGCTTTCAggatggtcactacgagttccttgtgatgccgttcggtctgacgaatgcgccagcgatcttcatggatctcatgaatcgcgtatttcagccatacctcgactagtttgtgatagtgttcatagatgacattctcgtctactccaagagtcgggaggagcacagcagacatctgaccacagtgttgcagacattgcagaagcacaaactattcgcaaagttcagtaagtgcaaattctggttagagaaggtggcgttcttgggccacattgtttctagcattggcattgaggtagacccgacgaaagtcgctgcagtcagagattgggttgtgcctcagaatgcatccgagatccgcatttttcttgggctagcaggatattacaggaagttcattcagggattctcatccattgtcgttccactcacagcactgaccaagaaaagtgtgaaatttgtgtggagcgaggagtgtcagaagagttttggtactttgaagcaagctcttatctcagcacccgttttggctgtaccgtcaggatccggtgagtttgtcctttataccgatgctttgaagcttggtttaggtgcagttctgatgcagcatgggagagtgatagcgtatgcttctcgacagctgaaaatccacgagaagaattaccctacccatgatttggagttggcagtcgtagtttttgccttgaagatttggaggcactatctgtatggagagaagtgtcagatctttaccgaccataagagcctcaagtatttctttacgcagaaggagctgaacatgcgtcagaagcgttggttggagcttgtaaaagactacgattgtgacattagctaccacccgggcaaagctaatgtagtcgcggatgctttgagcagaaaagtcgcagtgatggctcatttgacgattcagaaacctcttcaaatcgagatgcagaggtttgatcttgagacttaccctcgaggtagagttcctcgtctatctaccttgaccattcagtcttcccttttggaccgtattcgcagtggtcaggccgtagatgagcagttggcacagtggaagaagagagatgaagccaagggcagtgttttgtattcagtcagcgttggtattgtgagataccgagataggatatgggttcctagcagtgattctatccgagcagacatcttatcagaggcccatacgtccccgtactccattcaccctgggagtacgaagatgtacaaagatctgcagctattgtattggtggccagggatgaagaaggacatcagacggtttgtgtccgagtgtctgacctgtcagttagtgaaggccgagcatcagagaccagcaggtttgctcaagcctcttcctattcctgagtggaagtgggagaacattaccatggattttgtgaccggattgccgaagtcagccaggggatcgaatgccatctgggtgattgtagatcgtcttaccaagtcagcgcacttcttgcctattaagacgattttcaccatgattcagtatgcagagctgtatatccgagagatagtccgactccatggtattccagtttctatcgtatctgacagagatcccagatttacttcctcattttggaagagtttgcattcgactatgggtacgaagttgctgtttagcacagctttccatccgcagacagatgggcagtcggagcgagttattcagattttggaggatcttctt from Primulina tabacum isolate GXHZ01 chromosome 14, ASM2559414v2, whole genome shotgun sequence includes:
- the LOC142525092 gene encoding uncharacterized protein LOC142525092 is translated as MKKHSFRSQLIGWPKELVIFPTTKRKGKPQSFVLADVPGQRDNFKEIEKTLPMSCKYIYSHIVRLLNESDTICIEFEDAMFGRPKSIRLLREDIVRFMEMREIGARQTLVYMGHLYKDLKKKDKADYFSFVDPGNIPTCPIGTDGRDLSQHIADQLEAVCRDSICLIPYNTG